A section of the Desulfurellaceae bacterium genome encodes:
- a CDS encoding SDR family NAD(P)-dependent oxidoreductase, translating to MKEFADRVAVVTGAASGIGRALAGRFAAAQMKVVLADVEAEALRAAEHELKAQGAQALGVVTDVSKADQVESLARRAVDAFGGVHIVCNNAGVGAGGITWSHPLKDWEWVMGVNLWGVIHGVRTFVPIMLEQGTDGHIVNTASMAGLVSGPFMSIYDVTKHGVVTLSESLHYELMMQAAPVKVSVLCPGFVRTNILDSERNRPSELQTPEQELDEAGQAMGQTFRQFIEQGMPPAELAEKVFAAVQDEKFYILPHPELLETVRLRMEDILEQRNPTLAMPGFFGASGS from the coding sequence ATGAAGGAATTTGCTGATCGAGTTGCCGTTGTCACCGGAGCCGCCAGCGGGATTGGTCGAGCCCTGGCCGGGCGCTTTGCCGCCGCACAGATGAAAGTCGTGCTGGCCGATGTCGAGGCCGAGGCGCTGCGGGCTGCCGAGCACGAGCTGAAGGCGCAGGGCGCGCAGGCTCTGGGTGTCGTGACCGATGTGTCCAAGGCCGACCAGGTCGAAAGCCTGGCCCGGCGCGCCGTGGACGCCTTTGGCGGCGTGCATATTGTGTGCAACAACGCGGGCGTTGGCGCGGGCGGTATCACTTGGAGTCATCCGCTCAAGGATTGGGAATGGGTGATGGGCGTCAACCTGTGGGGTGTGATTCACGGCGTGCGGACCTTCGTGCCCATCATGCTGGAGCAGGGCACCGACGGCCATATCGTCAATACGGCTTCCATGGCCGGGCTGGTGTCGGGGCCGTTCATGAGCATCTACGATGTGACCAAACACGGGGTGGTGACCCTGTCCGAGTCGCTCCACTACGAACTCATGATGCAGGCTGCACCGGTCAAGGTGTCGGTTCTGTGCCCGGGCTTTGTCAGGACCAACATCCTCGACTCCGAGCGCAACCGGCCGTCCGAGTTGCAGACCCCCGAGCAGGAGCTGGACGAAGCCGGCCAAGCCATGGGCCAGACCTTCCGGCAGTTTATCGAGCAGGGCATGCCGCCGGCCGAGCTGGCCGAAAAGGTCTTTGCCGCCGTCCAGGACGAAAAGTTCTACATCCTGCCCCACCCGGAACTGCTGGAGACGGTGCGTTTGCGCATGGAAGACATTCTGGAGCAGCGCAACCCGACGCTGGCCATGCCGGGCTTTTTCGGCGCGTCCGGGAGCTGA